A stretch of Besnoitia besnoiti strain Bb-Ger1 chromosome Unknown contig00015, whole genome shotgun sequence DNA encodes these proteins:
- a CDS encoding uncharacterized protein (encoded by transcript BESB_027890), translating to MSRQVECEGVEEDRLCEDDVERRRERLALTTEMNVSAEMKDETKPKLRGPRRSHDHVDEALGGTSHARSQSLVTRGSVEALYGVRTPDSCRSRYRSDGYLTEDSATLRDVSSEEPDIGLSSRASSRRPHPHRILGVTADAGHLMKLGSTAGDSEPERTGPARPHAHAARDAPLASGGREEDQLETARTRVEYEFEDGGRGRERRRQRLSSASVRRGRSRTASCGDRRASVPATSESTQGEAEEDDQEDVFTARSRASVKEQKRLAAFFGTSKLASLPCLYIVSTNHNRTPKTNKILCGPASGGPIDLARQPARAVSACMVLSMAIALEMITEFLSRFPNHVATEYWGKTHVFRSTFRRLEDVDAIFANCPEGAFIAEMPGQRWKVQLIFTRSLPPPMSFVVDDAALTCASPQHHPEDASPATEAVAALPASFLGAAGVSAPSSTKPSGAAAFRSGRASSRGGRGEGDAFWQDAGDRGEGDADGGGHADAGRGGEGTTRLAAGEEEGVRESEPGSARERQEANGEVEPPRATETGAHGARQQETREKAVEEECSGQETDLASETGADLETQKEGRQEPCAAREGEDAEGHFGGETLEETRASVRARNDAETSQPRAPSAAPSVSAEERREKESTPSFPQQPTAAGARTGKRITLQRRHLEGFVHTRAPAKVQQACRAREAAPEAAAEERGGHAANPAQTPSRASHAAPPLSAAPSAAPASPSSLPWRLFPLSSPPAASSSCLGPATPRSRSSYSLRFLRTVPASSGALPHSTPSRSSYSSRLTPQRLASSLESDGTPGDRAARAQAAASIPAVAVRSLSSFPLSSSVSSTTEFPPSRPKPRRSLRAPSSASFAPGESEKGPLESRLIQRMRLRQQRLRPVEGLVFVSHPVFLQSSPQASLNSRGDASVNVREGEDAEEAETKETGGDGVRTHVEGGDAKQRDDGQHARLEADDGNTNLKDLPVATASQEHRESKHSEGDEAEQLASRSDAGGAEEERNSTCSRSEPEETLGARGGVKPPAESSASLPTVPPGAQRGDQGSRAAGRPPPVSAHNRAAGQRGPFAPSVSAASLCETIDLAGDMRPPRAMPNTLLRVYALGLDSFVWTCVLLQLRLRRFLRAVQRSTILGVAYAPASLWRAARGSPYLHFEFDFSGLVPERARAKLKRPWDVYLAARPVVEGASEEGQEWAREARRPAGAADTVADPRGDSAAVPEGGERDGEGQRGDAAPVDERGEHAGERQALSEQGPRETERQSPRQKRIDEALAELRRRVWGPQGLLTAGGLSLVDLSPDLQSVEEQLERLSEAEGRHAAARANTEASRRREAKAEPEEEGRSHTAQDDAREVAASRVRLGAAAVDASAGNLGREREAESAAQSRGDEEESRSPESGAQSRGEGGGHGSVSGLRGADRITVARRMHPPREPRSSEGADREDRMNLSLGQVRREALLALLERKLLEEFAPCAKRSLLILTFVAAEAAKANMRPQHSVGRFSTDGDSRRLFLCGRRERPEDEEALLEFVLSVKQFLRPEAQPEGRVPVSDVRLMSCPLSPSLSVVPSPFVSSPFGSAHSGDLLALTALAEETFGVLSCCLPTSSSAAPALLRSLAAALSAAADGLDSDPPPHFGSTTSASAPSLAGPGAVARAEGEAPALVAIQFVGWREADVEAAFAFLLTFAATELRPEALHDEEETPSADASALTPSWLLSRWARQRQGKEEKTPQDAMLAKGRGDDGQEGSVERRLGSSVREDQRAVTLHKSRLLSQACLAAPGLESTITQVPRALLPVPLQASVPALRAFFCDPRFGVRSTCEAILHFFGGSLLDLEWEFSTHPVLSPVCFRCAACVVFAVLEALGFFFLLLSSQLDFATLPVSADVLQVLRAEERRANRRLLAEARGERSSGRSAMPDGRVSELEVRNEEADILPGAHGEGATQPAGQQLAGEETRLTLQASEEEGAREGGSSRAVQARRAHPAARETLRGKQRKRGCGSKRATRELKREAHESKTGERRETQAELGRERTAGELSEAKNDPACLPLASEKAREDDVEAEGQANANDDAQKTNAGAAGSLLSSLPQPASLAACEAILHEINDKGESRERVSGSYCAVQARQLSGVVPSRSAPARSAVSLVSHVTPPRTSNESESLAGRLASISPLSHASYSQPFFSPSAAWAVSTPAGSVSASLFAALRLVFECEPLYPPCQLAAISSSLALVEGPFCGVLGGRLTCPLPPRLRLEDEANSPSDDANEDDESEATREEFGSANTEDALRGRREGNWRDADFHPGEEMGRRGEGAGNDTRPLHIYPKAGARTDAMSLSASREVTVSMYNPNDIPVDLFLLIAPSRDALQSPPLYDRLIAAASAMARVETDVFLVSGVPFGLSPLPRYSPNAWLAPTTPSVSRPSSSRRSLSPSGPSLSTAFSAASASVAASAQPARPALRSLASIPSSSSPPSPPAMATVPSSPPGAVSSRMEPERLQRDTHRRKREEARDGAQAEIQDSEERVSRETACETQDPQSRFTELRGEAEPPNQGKNAFDSDSSPSPAPPRTSTVAASGDSQRSDPPPSLVSASSSASSSASSTSPSLSPLAFLPSRLLRGFVCRLGAGCGQQGRRCPAQSCEHERRAVRRFESLLNLVFPPGADKKDVPRSEFVIPFELGGRFIGPEGRHRRHLIGRTQAFISVLNERYRGPDGRAWRRLVVGGEFAARVAAAKEIFRILQWPPGEAHQPATGAGSRRSDRSHAKDPSKVLLELLSLREVPRARLLGREETCAPPHSARPGGLPQNLAATEMPLIPFDRALGLFFRGVSARLLDVSFRLCVSVERGADPGRFESPLVDAKRLCANLARHELSLVSLELLDPSSCSRGGHADAKATRVRAGIDTRDDGDVQDRPPERGCRREDRERLEQAKKRVHSEELASETYQVTLRGTPEALNRQGEGAFAFLRSSRCEVRFEDNLQWFAFLPDDGSRSSGAAGSAEAPRKAEARPAQADSKHLSESEINVGRLERANIFLAGIHAGDAAASCCQATSVSAFSSSRAPWRRLDPPTEALLEGVWDAFEEGIDWNGQGAALLRVGGEEYVFHVASCTGFRVRLEERKAGDAEVSTSKSGFRGEDVKQRERERDAETGGRQEREIPEAGDSPETAHTRGEAPREAATGDRQTEGGGAKEEAREETASEAASQRQRTETELDFRDRAGLIVTLGADGGFEDPIERAGEAPELIERSADALGAHERVADAPREADDMAPPHVPSSTVQSSPETGEQQAEGQEAPAQPRGAESGSLRQGRPGEDTSLVLATSLTAGETAAAANEKVLESDRAPSSLFFSPDLSQSPSASPCPSSSVSGPCAPSSVSTSASVSSSAFSSTASFLSCPPAASFSFASAASSWPSSPPSASRTLRPIGGRSFAERCGEEPVAGDRPPWPLPSMSSAKLSTKASASVSPPPSPSPSASQAPAPHRLGLPSSVPSDAEATRVLPSPSQLPGAVWPPPRMPTDAEAALQRLHSVRRLPRVSRGLVSTQGFLRAQVESSLGALLAQPRYSHLRQFRFSVDFSASPLHFVRVKIGRKHAPPPGEQTLQRQAVGGLVKRSLDDVAAPWRRPSEGERRYSVSPNPHGDEANGKWEAEGNETDEEATDGRQRETAPSGETLEPGASADGMEEIFDTGVNAVRAVEDSATVRETKHRGFAPASAEAASAEAASAEALPAARLDEAGAANIGERREDIEEGGRWRQFEDFDEGRTCASILRERRQAMLRNFL from the exons ATGTCTCGGCAGGTCGAGTGCGAAGGCGTGGAAGAAGACCGGCTGTGCGAAGACGACGTggagcgcagaagagagcggcTCGCCCTGACTACGGAGATGAATGTCTCCGCCGAGATGAAAGACGAGACGAAGCCGAAGCTGCGCGGACCGAGGCGCTCGCACGACCACGTGGACGAGGCACTGGGCGGAACCAGTCACGCGAGGAGTCAGAGCCTGGTGACCAGAGGGAGTGTAGAGGCACTGTatggtgtacgtacacccgacagctgtcgctcgcgctACCGATCTGACGGCTACCTCACAGAGGACAGCGCGACGCTGAGAGATGTGTCTTCTGAAGAGCCGGACATCGGGCTCTCCAGCCGAgcctcttctcgccggcCTCACCCTCACAGAATCCTCGGCGTGACCGCGGACGCTGGGCACTTGATGAAGTTGGGGAGCACCGCAGGTGACAGCGAGCCAGAGAGGACggggccggcgcgcccgcacgcgcacgcagcacgCGACGCCCCACTTGCGTCCGGTGGACGCGAGGAAGATCAACTCGAGACAGCCCGAACCCGAGTGGAATATGAATTcgaagacggcggaagaggtcgcgagcgccgacggcaacgcctttcctctgcttcagtcaggcgaggccgctcgcGAACTGCCAGTTGCGGCGACAGACGGGCCAGCGTTCCCGCGACCAGCGAAAGCACGCagggagaagcggaggaggacgatcAAGAAGACGTCTTCACGGCGCGCAGTCGAGCGTCTGTGAAGGAACAGAAGAGACTGGCAGCCTTCTTTGGCACCTCGAAGCTTGCCTCGCTGCCCTGTTTGTACATCGTTAGCACAAACCACAACCGTACGCCAAAAACAAACAAGATTCTATGCGGCCCAGCCTCGGGGGGTCCCATTGACCTGGCACGCCAGCCCGCACGTGCTGTGTCGGCGTGCATGGTTCTCTCTATGGCCA TCGCCCTCGAGATGATCACCGAGTTTCTGTCGCGATTTCCGAACCACGTGGCGACCGAGTATTGGGGCAAGACGCACGTCTTCAGGTCGACTTTCCGCCGGTTAGAAGACGTCG ACGCCATTTTCGCAAACTGTCCTGAAGGCGCCTTCATCGCAGAAATGCCAGGACAAAGATGGAAAGTGCAGCTGATTTTCACGCGCTCCCTACCTCCGCCGATGAGCTTCGTCGTCGACGACGCTGCGCTCACGTGCGCTTCTCCCCAGCACCACCCCGAGGATGCCTCCCCAGCGACGGAGGCTG TTGCTGCATTGCCGGCATCGTtcctcggcgctgccggcgtctctgcgccatCGAGCACCAAGCcctccggcgcagcggcgtttcgcagcgggcgcgcgagctcccgcggaggccgtggcgaaggagacgccttCTGgcaagacgcaggcgacagggGCGAAGgggacgccgacggcggcggacacgcagacgcagggcgaggaggcgaagggacGACAAGACTGGCCGCgggggaagaggagggagtccgcgagagcgagccggGCTCAGCGCGTGAAAGGCAGGAGGCGAACGgcgaagtcgagcccccgagAGCCAcggagacgggcgcgcaCGGGGCGCGCCAGCAAGAGACTCGCGAGAAGGCAGTCGAGGAGGAGTGCAGCGGGCAAGAAACAGACTTGGCCTCCGAGACGGGTGCCGACCttgagacgcagaaggaggGTCGACAGGAgccctgcgcagctcgcgaaggcgaggacgcggaaggccACTTCGGCGGCGAGACACTCGAAGAGACACGAGCCTCAGTTCGCGCTAGAAATGACGCGGAAACGAgtcagccgcgcgctccctctgctgctccctctgtgtctgcggaagaaaggcgagaaaagGAATCGACGCCAAGCTTCCCTCAgcagccgacggcggccggAGCCAGAACGGGAAAGCGAAtcacgctgcagaggcgacacCTTGAAGGTTTCgtacacacgcgcgcgcctgcaaaAGTGCAGCAAGCATGCAGAGCTCGTGAGGCTGCAccggaggcagctgcggaggaacGAGGCGGCCACGCCGCAAATC cTGCCCAGACTCCTTCACGCGCGTCccacgctgcgcctcctctctccgctgctccctctgctgccccagcgtctccttcgtctcttccGTGGCGGCTTTTTCCGCTGAgttcgccgcctgctgcttcttcgaGTTGCTTGGGGCCCGCGACACCTCGTTCTCGCTCCTCCTACTCTCTGCGTTTCTTGCGGACTGTTCCAGCGTCTTCGGGAGCTCTCCCTCACTCAACTCCGTCGCGTTCTTCGTATTCGTCGCGCCTCACCCCTCAGCGTCTTGCTTCTTCGCTGGAGTCTGATGGGACCccaggcgaccgcgcggcacgcgcgcaggctgcggcgtcgaTTCCGGCGGTCGCCGTTCGCTCTTTGTCTTCGTttccgctctcctcttcggtTTCGTCCACGACTGAATTTCCGCCGTCTCGGCCGAAACCCCGCAGAAGTCTGCGAGCCCCGAGCTCTGCGTCGTTCGCACCTGGCGAAAGCGAGAAAGGCCCGTTGGAGTCGCGACTCATCCAGCGCATGCGATTGAGACAACAGCGGCTCCGCCCTGTAGAGGGACTTGTATTTGTTTCTCATCCTGTCTTCCTGCAGAGTAGTCCGCAGGCAAGCCTCAACTCCCGAGGCGACGCATCCGTGAATGTGCgggaaggagaagacgcagaagaggcagaaactAAGGAGACCGGGGGCGACGGGGTGCGGACTCATgtcgagggaggcgacgcgaagcaaCGCGACGATGGCCAACACGCACGTCTtgaggcagacgacggaaACACAAACTTGAAGGACTTGCCCGtggcgacggcctcgcagGAGCATCGCGAAAGCAAGCATTCTGAAGGGGATGAAGCAGAACAACTAGCGAGTCGTTCAGACGCAGGAGGAGCCGAGGAAGAGCGAAACTCCACCTGCAGCCGCAGTGAGCCTGAAGAGACACTCGGAGCCCGTGGAGGCGTCAAGCCGCCCGCAGAGTCCTCAGCGTCGTTGCCAACAGTTCCGCCTGGCGCCCAGCGAGGCGACCAAGGTTCCAGAGCCGCCGGGCGGCCTCCTCCGGTCTCCGCGCACAACCGAGCCGCGGGCCAAAGAGGGCCGTTCGCTCcttccgtctccgcggcgtctctgtgcGAGACGATCGACCTCGCGGGCGAcatgcggccgccgcgggcgatgCCCAACacgctcctccgcgtctaCGCCCTCGGACTCGACAGCTTCGTCTGGACGTGTGTacttcttcagctgcgcctgcgaaggTTCCTGAGAGCTGTGCAGCGGTCGACgatcctcggcgtcgcttacgcgcccgccagtctctggcgagcggcgcggggtTCGCCGTATCTGCACTTCGAGTTTGACTTCTCGGGTCTCGTCccggagagggcgcgggcgaagcTCAAGCGCCCCTGGGACGTGTATCTCGCGGCACGTCCGGTCGTCGAGGGCGCGTCGGAGGAAGGGCAGGAatgggcgcgcgaggcccgacggccagcgggcgcggctgaCACGGTCGCGGATCCTCGGGGCGACTCGGCGGCGGTTCCAGAAGGCGGTGAACGCGACGGGGAAGgacagcgcggcgacgcggcgcccgtcgaCGAGCGAGGTGAACACGCGGGAGAGCGACAGGCACTTTCAGAGCAGGGAccgagagagacggagaggcagtcgccgagacagaagcgcatcgacgaggccctcgcagagctgcgccggcgcgtctgggGGCCGCAGGGGCTCTTGACTGCGggcggcctctcgctggTCGATCTCTCGCCTGACCTGCAGAGCGTCGAGGAGCAGCTGGAGAGActcagcgaggcggagggccgCCACGCGGCAGCACGAGCGAATACCGAGGCAAGCCGACGgcgcgaagcgaaggcggagccggaggaagaaggcagaagTCACACGGCgcaggacgacgcgcgggaAGTTGCCGCATCCCGAGTCCGACTCGGGGCGGCAGCCGtcgacgcctccgcaggcaacttggggcgagagagagaagcggagtccgccgcgcagtcacgcggagacgaggaggaatcTCGCTCTCCGGAGAGCGGGGCGCAGTCACGCGGAGAAGGTGGCGGCCACGGCAGCGTCAGCGGTCTCCGGGGAGCAGACCGGATCACCGTCGCCAGGCGGATGCATCCTCCGCGTGAGCCGCGCTCTAGTGAAGGTGCCGACAGAGAGGACAGAATGaatctctctctcggccaagtccggagagaggcgctgcttGCCCTTCTCGAGAGGAAGCTGCTGGAGGAATTCGCGCCTTGTGCGAAGCGGAGTCTGCTAATCCTC ACGTTtgtcgccgccgaggctgcgaaggcgaacaTGAGGCCTCAGCATTCTGTTGGGCGTTTCTCCACGGATGGGGATAGCCGGCGGCTTTTCCTCtgcggacgaagagagcgaccggaggacgaggaggcgcttctcGAATTCGTTCTCTCTGTCAAGCAATTCCTACGCCCAGAAGCACAGCCAGAGGGCCGCGTGCCTGTGAGCGACGTTCGCCTGATGAGCTGTCCTCTGTCGCCCTCGTTGTCAGTCGTCCCGTCTCCCTTCGTTTCTTCGCCCTTCGGTTCTGCTCACTCGGGCGACCTGCTGGCGCTGACGGCCTTAGCCGAGGAGACGttcggcgtcctctcgtGCTGCCTGCCTACCTCGTCTTCCGCAGCCCCCGcccttcttcgttctctcgctgcggctctctctgctgctgcggacgGCCTCGACTCGGATCCTCCGCCTCATTTCGGCTCGACTACGTCCGCTTCCGCACCGTCTCTCGCGGGTCctggcgccgtcgcgagggccgagggcgaggcgcctgcgctggtGGCGATACAGTTTGTGGGGTGGCGAGAGGCAGATGTGGAGGCCGCTTTCGCCTTTTTGTTGAccttcgcggcgacggagtTGAGGCCGGAGGCACTccacgacgaggaagagacTCCGAgtgcagacgcgagcgccttGACCCCTTCTTGGCTGCTGAGCCGGTGGGCGCGACAACGGCaggggaaagaagagaagaccCCGCAAGATGCAATGCTGGCAAAGGGACGGGGCGATGACGGGCAGGAAGGAAGCGTGGAGAGGCGACTAGGGAGCAGTGTGAGAGAGGATCAGAGGGCAGTTACTCTGCATAAGAGCCGCCTGCTTTCGCAGGCTTGTCTTGCGGCGCCTGGCCTCGAATCTACCATCACTCAG GTGCCGCGTGCACTGTTGCCGGTGCCTCTCCAGGCGAGTgtgccggcgctgcgggcgtTTTTTTGCGACCCGCGGTTCGGTGTTCGAAGCACCTGCGAGGCCATTCTACA CTTCTTCGGCGGCTCGCTTTTGGATCTCGAATGGGAGTTCAGCACTCACCCGGTGCTTTCGCCCGTCTGCTTTCGCTGTGCGgcgtgcgtcgtcttcgcggtgctcgaggcgctgggcttcttttttctcctcctctcctcgcagcTGGACTTTGCGACTCTGCCGGTCTCGGCGGACGTTCTGCAGGtgctgcgcgccgaggaACGGCGCGCGAAcaggcgcctgctggcggagGCCCGGGGCGAACGCAGCAGCGGGAGGAGCGCCATGCCCGATGGGCGAGTTTCTGAACTCGAGGTGCgaaacgaagaagcggaCATTCTGCCAGGCGCCCACGGTGAAGGAGCAACGCAGCCAGCCGGTCAACAgctcgcgggagaggaaacgcggcTGACGCTGCAGGCatccgaagaagaaggcgcgagggaaggaggaagcagcagagCCGTGCAGGCTCGCAGGGCGCAcccggcggcgagagagacgttGCGCGGcaagcagaggaagcgggGATGCGGGTCAAAACGAGCCACGAGAGAACTCAAGCGAGAAGCACACGAGTCAAAAAcgggagagcgaagagagacacaagCAGAActcggcagagagagaacggcTGGCGAGTTGAGTGAAGCCAAAAACGATCCTGCATGTCTTCCGCTCGCTTCAGAGAAAGCCAGGGAAGATGACGTCGAGGCGGAAGGCCAGGCCAATGcgaacgacgacgcgcaaAAGACCAacgctggcgctgccggtTCCCTCCTTTCTTCCCTGCCTCagcccgcgtcgctcgcggcatGCGAGGCGATCCTCCATGAGATCAACGACAAGGGCgaaagccgcgagcgcgtgtCAGGTAGTTACTGCGCCGTGCAGGCCCGACAATTAAGCGGTGTAGTACCTTCTCGGTCCGCTCCCGCTCGCTCTGCTGTGTCTCTTGTCTCTCATGTGACGCCCCCTCGAACGTCAAACGAGAGCGAAAGCCTCGCgggtcgcctcgcttctATCTCCCCCTTGTCGCACGCGTCCTACTCTCAGCcattcttctctccttccgccgcttgGGCCGTCTCCACGCCCGCTggttctgtctctgcgtcgcttttcGCCGCGCTTCGGCTTGTATTCGAGTGCGAGCCCCTGTATCCGCCCTGCCAGTTAGCTGCGATTAGCAGCTCCCTGGCTCTCGTCGAGGGACCGTTCTGCGGAGTCCTCGGGGGGAGGCTGACGtgtccgctgccgccccgccTTCGGCTTGAGGATGAAGCAAACAGTCCATCCGACGACGcgaacgaagacgacgagagcgaggcgacgcgtgaAGAGTTCGGGTCGGCGAACACAGAGGACGCCttgcgaggcagaagagaaggcaACTGGCGGGATGCAGATTTCCATCCTGGAGAGGAGAtggggcggcgaggagaaggtgCTGGAAATGATACCCGGCCTCTACATATCTACCCAAAGGCCGGAGCGAGGACGGATGCAATGTCGCTAAGCGCCTCAAGAGAGGTGACAGTGTCGATGTATAACCCCAATGACATTCCCGTCGACTTGTTTCTGCTGATTGCGCCGTCTCGCGATGCACTCCAATCCCCTCCTCTCTACGACCGGCTGATTGCTGCAGCCTCAGCCATGGCGAGAGTGGAAACAGATGTATTTCTTGTCTCTGGCGTCCCATTCGGCCTTTCACCTCTCCCTCGGTACTCGCCCAACGCCTGGCTCGCTCCCACGACTCCCTCAGTATCACGCccctcttcctcgcgtcgctcgtTGTCGCCCTCTGGGCCTTCCTTGTCAACGGctttctccgccgcttctgcttcagtggcggcgtctgctcagcctgcgcggcctgcgctaCGGTCTTTGGCGTCGATTccatcttcttcgtctccgccctcgcctccagcTATGGCAACCGTCCCATCTTCGCCTCCcggcgcagtctcctcgAGAATGGAGCCGGAGCGGCTCCAGCGAGACACACATAGGCGGaaacgcgaggaggcgagggacggcgcgcaggcagaaaTCCAGGACAGTGAAGAACGTGTCTCTCGCGAAACAGCATGCGAGACACAGGATCCACAGAGCAGATTCACGGagcttcgcggcgaggctgaaCCCCCCAACCAAGGCAAAAACGCCTTCGATTCTGACTCAAGTCCCAGTCCAGCCCCCCCGCGCACCTCCACGGTTGCTGCGAGCGGCGACAGTCAACGTAGCGACCCTCCCCCGTCGCTcgtttccgcttcttcctccgcatcttcctccgcctcttcaaCCTCGCCGAGTTTGAGTCCGCTGGCGTTTTTGCCAtcgcggcttcttcgggGCTTCGTTTGTCGCCTCGGGGCCGGCTGCGGTCAGCAGGGCCGTCGATGCCCAGCTCAGAGCTGCGAACACGAGAGGCGGGCGGTTCGCCGCTTTGAGTCGCTTCTAAACCTCGTCTTTCCTCCAG GCGCCGATAAGAAGGACGTGCCTCGCAGCGAATTCGTCATTCCCTTCGAGCTCGGCGGACGGTTCATAGGCCCCGAAGGCCGGCATAGAAGACACCTGATTGGGCGCACGCAAGCCTTCATTTCGGTGTTGAACGAGCGCTACAGA GGCCCTGACggccgcgcctggcggcgcctgGTTGTCGGCGGCGAGTTCGCCGCGCGGGTTGCAGCTGCCAAGGAAATCTTTCGCATTTTGCAGTGGCCTCCAGGCGAAGCCCACCAGCCCGCGACGGGTGCAGGATCTCGAAGGAGCGATCGATCCCACGCTAAG GATCCTTCCAAGGTGCTGCTGGAGCTTCTCAGCCTTCGGGAagttccgcgcgcgcgtctgctagggcgcgaggagacctGCGCACCGCCACACAGCGCGCGGCCTGGCGGACTTCCGCAGAACCTAGCGGCGACGGAGATGCCGTTGATTCCGTTTG ACCGCGCGCTCGgtctcttctttcgcggcgtctcggcgcgACTCCTCGACGTTTCCTTTCGGCTTTGCGTGAGCGTGGAGCGCGGTGCCGACCCCGGCCGCTTCGAAAGCCCCCTCGTTGACGCaaagcgcctctgcgcgaaTCTCGCGCGCCACGAGCTGAGCCTCGTTagcctcgagctcctcgaccCTTCAAGCTGCTCGCGTGGCGGGCATGCTgatgcgaaggcgacgcgtgTGCGTGCCGGAATAGACACCCGCGACGACGGGGACGTACAAGACAGGCCGCCAGAGCGCGGATgcaggcgagaagacagagagcgaCTCGAGCAAGCAAAGAAGCGTGTTCAcagcgaggagctcgcgagTGAGACGTACCAGGTGACACTTCGCGGGACGCCTGAGGCACTAAACCgccaaggcgaaggcgccttcgcgttcCTGCGGTCGTCGCGTTGCGAGGTTCGCTTCGAAGACAACCTCCAGTGGTTCGCCTTCCTGCCAGAcgacggcagccgcagctccgGTGCCGCAGGTTCCGCCGAAGCCCCGCGCAAGGCGGAGGCACGTCCCGCGCAGGCCGACTCGAAGCATCTCTCGGAAAGCGAGATAAATGTTGGACGCCTGGAGAGGGCAAACATTTTTCTGGCGGGCATACACGcgggggacgcggcggcgtcatGCTGTCAGGCCACCTCGGTGTCTgccttttcgtcttcgcgtGCGCCCTGGAGGCGGCTAGACCCCCCGACAGAAGCGCTGCTTGAGGGCGTGTGGGACGCCTTCGAGGAAGGGATCGACTGGAACGGGcaaggcgctgcgctgctgcgcgtcggcggcgaagagtACGTGTTCCACGTCGCGTCTTGCACTGGGTTTCGGGTGAGGCTAGAAGAAAGGAAggcgggagacgccgaggTCAGCACGTCAAAGAGCGGAttccgcggagaagacgtGAAACAGAGggaacgcgagagagacgcagagacaggagggCGACAGGAGAGGGAGATCCCAGAGGCCGGAGACAGCCCAGAGACGGCGCACACCAGGGGGGAGGCTCCAcgtgaggcggcgacgggcgatcgacagacagaaggcggaggtgcaaaggaagaagcgcgcgaggagacggcgagcgaggctgcCTCACAGAGACAGCGCACAGAGACTGAGTTGGACTTCAGAGATCGCGCAGGACTCATCGTGACACTGGGGGCGGATGGCGGCTTCGAGGATCCAATCGAAAGAGCAGGGGAGGCGCCCGAGCTGATCGAACGCTCAGCCGATGCGCTGGGCGCACACGAGAGAGTCGCAGACGCGCCCAGAGAGGCGGATGACATGGCTCCGCCACACGTACCTTCCTCAACGGTGCAGTCCTCGCCAGAGACAGGTGAACAGCAGGCAGAGGGTCAAGAAGCGCCCGCGCAACCTCGCGGAGCGGAATCAGGTTCTCTCCGCCAGGGCCGCCCTGGCGAAGACACGAGCCTTGTCCTGGCCACCTCGTTGACGGCTGGCgagacagcagccgcagcaaaCGAGAAAGTGCTTGAGTCCGACAGAGCACCGTCTTCTCTGTTCTTCTCGCCCGACTTGAGTcagtctccctccgcgtctccgtgcccctcttcctctgtctctggtccctgcgcgccctcgtcggtCTCGAcgtccgcctccgtctcctcgtctgcgttttcGTCCACCGCGTCGTTCCTTTCGtgcccgcccgcggcctccttctccttcgcatctgctgcgtcctcctggccttcctctccgccgtctgcgtcgagAACTCTGCGGCCGATTGGGGGACGCTCATTCGCTGAGCGGTGCGGAGAGGAGCCCGTCGCTGGCGACCGTCCGCCGTGGCCTCTCCCGTCCATGAGCTCTGCGAAGCTCTCCACtaaggcgagcgcgagcgtctcgcccccgccctcgccttctcccagcgcctctcaggcgcccgcgccgcatcGACTGGGGCTTCCTTCGTCCGTTCCTTctgacgcggaggcgacgcgcgtttTGCCATCCCCTTCCCAGCTCCCGGGAGCTGTCTGGCCTCCGCCCCGCATGCCGAcggacgccgaggctgcgctgcagcgtctccacTCCGTCCGCCGACTTCCACGGGTTTCGAGGGGCCTTGTCAGCACACAGGGcttccttcgcgcgcagGTGGAGTCGTCGCTGGGAGCTCTGTTGGCGCAGCCGCGGTATTCTCACCTGCGGCAGTTCCGCTTTTCAGTGGatttctctgcttcgcctcttcaCTTTGTCAGGGTGAAAATAGGGCGAAAGCACGCACCGCCGCCCGGGGAGCAaacgctgcagcggcaagcGGTAGGGGGCCTTGTGAAGCGGAGTCTCGACGACGTTGCGGCACCGTGGAGGCGGCCGAGTGAAGGCGAACGCAGATACTCGGTTTCGCCGAATCCGcacggagacgaggcgaatGGCAAgtgggaggcggagggcaaTGAaaccgacgaggaggcgacagacggccgccagcgagagacagcgccgTCGGGCGAAACGCTAGAgccgggcgcgagcgcggacgGAATGGAAGAAATCTTCGATACTGGAGTCAACGCAGTCAGGGCAGTTGAAGATTCGGCAACTGTGAGGGAAACGAAACACCGCGGATTCGCaccggcgtctgcagaggcggcgtctgcagaggcggcgtctgcggaggcgttgcccgcggcgcggctcgacgaagcgggcgccgccaACATCGGTGAGCGCCGAGAAGACATAGAGGAGGGTGGGCGGTGGAGGCAGTTCGAGGACTTCGACGAAGGCCGCACATGCGCGAGCATCCTGCGAGAGCGCCGACAAGCCATGCTGCGAAATTTCCTGTGA